In a genomic window of Saccharothrix sp. HUAS TT1:
- a CDS encoding methionine synthase, which produces MDALPWSAGAATGLGSLPGTDPLEAARIVLGELPDFPHLPELPARGVGADMIGRTAGLLVDLPVEVVPSGYRTAAHPGRDHRRAVDLMRRDLDAFEEAADPLAPPVVKVQAAGPWTLTASVELARGHRVLTDKGALREFTESLVEGLNRHVAEVARRTGARVVVQLDEPALPAVLRGLLPTPSKLGTVPAVPEPDARAVLQAVIEALDADVVVHCCAPKPPISLIRQAGARAISFDVTALDGTTWDEIGEAWEEKTQLLLGLTPSTDPTTPPTLRSLAKPALDLVDRLGFPRETLGTNAVPTPTCGLAGASAAWVRRALALTEDLGKAFVEPPEGW; this is translated from the coding sequence GTGGATGCCCTCCCTTGGTCCGCCGGCGCCGCGACCGGCCTCGGCTCGCTGCCCGGAACCGACCCGCTGGAGGCCGCCAGGATCGTCCTCGGCGAACTCCCCGACTTCCCCCACCTGCCCGAACTGCCCGCGCGGGGCGTCGGCGCGGACATGATCGGCCGCACCGCGGGCCTCCTGGTCGACCTGCCGGTGGAGGTGGTCCCGTCCGGCTACCGGACCGCCGCGCACCCCGGCCGGGACCACCGGCGCGCGGTGGACCTGATGCGCCGCGACCTCGACGCGTTCGAGGAGGCCGCCGACCCGCTCGCCCCGCCGGTGGTGAAGGTGCAGGCCGCCGGCCCGTGGACGCTCACCGCGAGCGTCGAGCTGGCCCGCGGCCACCGCGTGCTCACCGACAAGGGCGCCCTGCGCGAGTTCACCGAGTCGCTGGTCGAAGGGCTCAACCGGCACGTCGCCGAGGTCGCCCGGCGCACCGGCGCGCGGGTCGTCGTGCAGCTGGACGAGCCGGCGCTGCCCGCCGTGCTGCGCGGCCTGCTGCCGACGCCGTCCAAGCTCGGCACGGTCCCCGCCGTCCCCGAACCGGACGCGCGCGCCGTGCTCCAGGCCGTGATCGAGGCCCTGGACGCCGACGTGGTCGTGCACTGCTGCGCGCCGAAGCCGCCGATCTCGCTGATCCGGCAGGCGGGCGCACGGGCGATCTCGTTCGACGTCACGGCCCTGGACGGGACGACGTGGGACGAGATCGGCGAGGCGTGGGAGGAGAAGACCCAGCTGCTGCTCGGCCTGACCCCGAGCACCGACCCGACCACGCCGCCGACGCTGCGGTCGCTGGCCAAGCCCGCGCTGGACCTGGTGGACCGCCTGGGGTTCCCGCGCGAAACCCTGGGCACGAACGCGGTGCCGACGCCGACGTGCGGGCTGGCCGGCGCGAGCGCGGCGTGGGTGCGGCGCGCGTTGGCGTTGACCGAGGACCTGGGCAAGGCGTTCGTGGAGCCGCCCGAGGGCTGGTGA
- the paaI gene encoding hydroxyphenylacetyl-CoA thioesterase PaaI: MNGPAEMLANDAASTALGIRALELGDGTARLAMTITDRMVNGHGIGHGGYVFLLADTAFACACNRHGSVTVAAQAEIDFIAVVREGDELVAEAVERVRFGRSGIYDITVRRGDEVVAEFRGRSRTLRPAAPNGADPAPGG; encoded by the coding sequence ATGAACGGACCCGCAGAGATGCTCGCCAACGACGCCGCCTCGACCGCGCTGGGCATCCGGGCGCTGGAGCTGGGTGACGGCACGGCCCGCCTCGCCATGACCATCACCGACCGGATGGTCAACGGCCACGGGATCGGGCACGGCGGGTACGTGTTCCTGCTCGCCGACACCGCCTTCGCCTGCGCGTGCAACCGCCACGGCTCGGTGACCGTGGCGGCGCAGGCGGAGATCGACTTCATCGCGGTCGTGCGCGAGGGTGACGAGCTGGTGGCCGAGGCGGTGGAGCGGGTGCGGTTCGGTCGCAGCGGGATCTACGACATCACCGTCCGGCGTGGCGACGAGGTGGTCGCCGAGTTCCGCGGCCGGAGCCGGACCCTCAGGCCGGCTGCCCCGAACGGCGCAGACCCAGCACCTGGAGGGTGA
- the mnmA gene encoding tRNA 2-thiouridine(34) synthase MnmA — translation MRVLAAMSGGVDSAVAAARAVAAGHEVTGVHLALSAKPGTLRTGARGCCTIEDARDARRAADVLGIPFYVWDFAERFTEEVVDEFVAEYAAGRTPNPCLRCNEKIKFEALLDKAVALGFDAVCTGHYARLSDVDGVLELRRSADDGKDQSYVLASLTREQLAHAMFPLGDSTKAQVRAEAAERGLQVAEKPDSHDICFIPDGDTQGFLTRKLGEQPGVLVDDATGAVLGRHVGVHEFTVGQRKGLGIDAPAPDGRPRYVLSLEPVTGTVRVGAAERLQVTEIVAHRPVTRISFDGPVECVAQVRAHGGLAPAVAEVVDGELLVRLREPLSGVAPGQAVAVYREDAAAGDLVLASATISSTR, via the coding sequence ATGCGGGTGCTGGCGGCGATGAGCGGCGGTGTTGATTCCGCCGTGGCTGCGGCGCGGGCGGTGGCGGCGGGTCACGAGGTGACCGGCGTGCACCTGGCGTTGTCGGCCAAGCCGGGCACGTTGCGCACCGGGGCGCGCGGCTGCTGCACCATCGAGGACGCCCGGGACGCGCGGCGGGCCGCGGACGTGCTCGGCATCCCGTTCTACGTGTGGGACTTCGCGGAGCGGTTCACCGAGGAGGTGGTGGACGAGTTCGTCGCGGAGTACGCGGCGGGCCGCACGCCCAACCCCTGCCTGCGGTGCAACGAGAAGATCAAGTTCGAGGCGCTGCTGGACAAGGCGGTCGCGCTCGGCTTCGACGCGGTGTGCACCGGGCACTACGCCCGGCTGTCCGATGTGGACGGTGTGCTGGAGCTGCGGCGCTCGGCCGACGACGGCAAGGACCAGTCCTACGTGCTCGCGTCGCTGACCCGCGAGCAGCTGGCGCACGCCATGTTCCCGCTCGGCGACTCGACCAAGGCGCAGGTGCGGGCCGAGGCCGCCGAGCGCGGCCTGCAGGTCGCCGAGAAGCCGGACAGCCACGACATCTGCTTCATCCCCGACGGCGACACGCAGGGCTTCCTGACCCGCAAGCTCGGCGAGCAGCCCGGTGTCCTGGTGGACGACGCGACCGGCGCGGTGCTCGGGCGGCACGTGGGCGTGCACGAGTTCACCGTCGGCCAGCGCAAGGGCCTCGGCATCGACGCGCCCGCGCCCGACGGCCGGCCGCGGTACGTGCTGTCGCTGGAGCCGGTGACCGGCACGGTGCGGGTCGGCGCGGCCGAGCGGCTGCAGGTCACCGAGATCGTCGCCCACCGCCCTGTGACCAGGATCTCATTCGACGGACCGGTCGAGTGCGTGGCCCAGGTGCGGGCGCACGGCGGCCTGGCGCCCGCGGTGGCCGAAGTCGTCGACGGTGAGCTGCTGGTGCGCCTGCGCGAGCCGTTGAGCGGCGTCGCCCCTGGTCAGGCGGTCGCGGTGTACCGCGAGGACGCGGCGGCGGGCGATCTGGTGCTCGCCAGCGCCACGATCAGCTCGACCCGCTGA
- a CDS encoding DUF6584 family protein has product MPVELTLQRAAEEVARGDLASVLRARQRLVGLVSSYPDRLDLRDRLASVYRLLGDAAQAGRWSYLAEVRDEAEVAAFERAYRTPLARLEAMNWVGGEAGAVTETARRRLVALQSAANDQLRAELSVADDRDSSWRTNALVLAGLVIALLCFVVGAVTLVMWVYRWFAG; this is encoded by the coding sequence ATGCCGGTCGAGCTGACGCTCCAGAGGGCCGCCGAAGAGGTCGCACGCGGCGACCTGGCCAGCGTGCTGCGCGCGCGGCAGCGGTTGGTCGGCCTGGTGTCGAGCTACCCCGACCGGCTGGACCTGCGGGACCGGCTGGCGTCGGTGTACCGGCTGCTCGGCGACGCGGCGCAGGCCGGGCGCTGGAGCTACCTGGCCGAGGTGCGCGACGAGGCGGAGGTGGCGGCGTTCGAACGCGCCTACCGCACGCCGCTGGCGCGGCTGGAGGCGATGAACTGGGTCGGTGGCGAGGCGGGCGCGGTCACCGAGACCGCCCGGCGGCGGCTGGTGGCGCTGCAGAGCGCGGCGAACGACCAGCTGCGGGCGGAGCTGTCGGTGGCCGACGACCGCGACTCGTCGTGGCGGACGAACGCGCTGGTGCTGGCCGGCCTGGTGATCGCGCTGCTGTGCTTCGTGGTCGGCGCGGTGACGCTCGTCATGTGGGTCTACAGGTGGTTCGCCGGGTGA
- a CDS encoding GNAT family N-acetyltransferase, which yields MTQPQLLVSTGDAASDAPRYSLLVARDSDEVVAAQRLRHLVFADEMGAVLRTTAPGRDVDHFDQYCDHLVVRDDRTGDIVGTYRMLPPDRAAEAGGLYSDGEFDLSALDPLRPSLVETGRSCVHPDHRNGAVVSLVWAGIARYMLLSGHSWLIGCASVPLHDGGAFAAGVWDVVRAKHHAPDEYRVAPWTPWDVDSVPRPDRTVLPPLLKGYLRLGAWVCGRPALDVDFGVADLPVLLGMDRVDQRYLKFFLGETA from the coding sequence ATGACGCAGCCACAACTGCTTGTCAGCACCGGCGACGCCGCTTCCGACGCCCCGCGCTACTCCCTGCTCGTCGCGCGCGACAGCGACGAGGTGGTGGCCGCGCAGCGGCTGCGGCACCTGGTGTTCGCCGACGAGATGGGCGCCGTCCTGCGCACCACCGCGCCGGGGCGCGACGTCGACCACTTCGACCAGTACTGCGACCACCTGGTCGTGCGCGACGACCGCACCGGCGACATCGTCGGCACCTACCGGATGCTGCCGCCGGACCGCGCCGCCGAGGCCGGTGGCCTGTACTCCGACGGCGAGTTCGACCTGTCGGCCCTGGACCCGCTGCGGCCGTCCCTGGTGGAGACCGGGCGGTCGTGCGTGCACCCCGACCACCGCAACGGCGCCGTGGTGTCGCTGGTGTGGGCCGGGATCGCCCGGTACATGCTGCTGTCGGGGCACTCGTGGCTGATCGGGTGCGCTTCGGTGCCGCTGCACGACGGCGGCGCGTTCGCGGCGGGCGTCTGGGACGTCGTGCGGGCCAAGCACCACGCCCCCGACGAGTACCGGGTGGCGCCGTGGACGCCGTGGGACGTCGACTCCGTGCCGCGGCCGGACCGGACCGTGCTGCCGCCGTTGCTGAAGGGCTACCTGCGGCTGGGGGCGTGGGTGTGCGGGCGGCCCGCGCTGGACGTCGACTTCGGCGTGGCCGACCTGCCGGTGCTGCTCGGGATGGACCGGGTCGACCAGCGGTACCTGAAGTTCTTCCTCGGGGAGACGGCGTGA
- a CDS encoding cysteine desulfurase family protein: MAYFDHAATTPMLPEAIEAMTRALSTTGNASSLHTSGRRARRAVEEAREDIADALGTRPSEVIFTSGGTESDNLAVKGVYWSRRTPRRRRVVASSVEHHAVLDTVQWLVEHEGAEVTWLEPDGLGRIRPEALRDALDDDVALVTAMWANNEVGTVNPVAELAALAAGRDVPFHTDAVQAVGAVPVDFTASGASALTLTGHKLGGPYGIGVLLLGRDVATTPVLHGGGQEREVRSGTLDVPSIVGLAAAVRHAVEHQAETAARVAGLRDELVASVRRVVPDVAVNGDPVHRLPGNAHLTFPGCEGDSLLMLLDAKGVECSTGSACTAGVAQPSHVLLAMGADPVLARGSLRFSLGHTTTAADVRELAEVIGPVVERARTAGIAGLKRLAGKATAEV; the protein is encoded by the coding sequence ATGGCCTACTTCGACCACGCCGCCACGACCCCCATGCTCCCCGAGGCGATCGAGGCGATGACCCGGGCGTTGTCCACCACGGGCAACGCCTCGTCCTTGCACACCTCCGGGCGGCGGGCGCGGCGGGCGGTCGAGGAGGCCCGGGAGGACATCGCGGACGCCCTCGGCACGCGGCCCTCCGAGGTGATCTTCACCAGCGGTGGCACGGAGAGCGACAACCTCGCGGTCAAGGGCGTCTACTGGTCCCGCCGCACGCCCCGGCGACGTCGGGTGGTGGCGTCCTCGGTGGAGCACCACGCCGTGCTGGACACCGTGCAGTGGTTGGTCGAGCACGAGGGCGCCGAGGTGACCTGGCTGGAGCCGGACGGGCTCGGCCGCATCCGGCCCGAGGCGCTGCGCGACGCGCTGGACGACGACGTCGCCCTGGTCACCGCGATGTGGGCGAACAACGAGGTCGGCACGGTCAACCCGGTGGCCGAGCTGGCCGCGCTGGCCGCCGGGCGGGACGTGCCGTTCCACACCGACGCGGTGCAGGCCGTCGGCGCGGTGCCGGTCGACTTCACCGCGTCCGGCGCCTCGGCGCTCACGCTCACCGGCCACAAGCTCGGCGGCCCGTACGGCATCGGCGTGCTGCTGCTCGGCCGGGACGTGGCGACGACGCCCGTGCTGCACGGCGGCGGGCAGGAGCGCGAGGTGCGGTCCGGCACGCTGGACGTGCCGTCGATCGTGGGCCTGGCGGCGGCCGTGCGGCACGCCGTGGAGCACCAGGCCGAGACCGCCGCCCGGGTCGCCGGGCTGCGCGACGAGCTGGTCGCCTCGGTGCGGCGGGTGGTGCCGGACGTGGCGGTGAACGGCGACCCGGTGCACCGGCTGCCGGGCAACGCGCACCTGACCTTCCCCGGCTGCGAGGGCGACAGCCTGCTGATGCTGCTCGACGCCAAGGGCGTCGAGTGCTCCACCGGCTCGGCGTGCACGGCGGGCGTGGCGCAGCCCAGCCACGTGCTGCTGGCCATGGGCGCGGACCCGGTGCTGGCCCGGGGCTCGCTGCGGTTCTCGCTCGGCCACACGACCACGGCGGCCGACGTGCGCGAGCTGGCCGAGGTGATCGGACCGGTGGTGGAACGCGCCCGCACGGCGGGCATCGCGGGGTTGAAGCGACTGGCGGGCAAGGCGACGGCGGAGGTGTGA
- a CDS encoding lysophospholipid acyltransferase family protein, translating to MSAKHAWMPASPCGDGCVDHSTASVGPLRAVCRVVAALVVMLSGVLVVLAVLCVRGQARSVVLRAWFRALLRAFGVRLRVAGPVFQATPGRGVLVVANHVSWLDELAIDAVQPIRLVAKRDIRDWPVLGRLITAARTVYLDRERLSLLPGTVAELAAALRDGAAVGVHAEGTTWCGRASGRYRPALFQAALDAGVPVRPVVLRYVQGSSTSTRPAFVGSDTLVDSVRRVLRSRGLTVEVHVLDEVAPGRASTRRELAALVQRESERVARGTVELPSQRTHATRVASAASPVGNP from the coding sequence GTGAGCGCCAAGCACGCGTGGATGCCCGCTTCGCCCTGCGGTGACGGGTGCGTGGACCACTCGACGGCGTCCGTCGGCCCGCTGCGGGCGGTGTGCCGGGTCGTGGCGGCGCTGGTGGTGATGCTGTCCGGGGTGCTGGTGGTGCTCGCCGTGCTGTGCGTGCGCGGGCAGGCGCGGTCGGTGGTGCTGCGGGCGTGGTTCCGGGCGCTGCTGCGGGCCTTCGGCGTGCGGCTGCGGGTCGCCGGACCGGTGTTCCAGGCCACCCCCGGCCGCGGCGTGCTGGTGGTGGCCAACCACGTGTCCTGGCTGGACGAGCTGGCGATCGACGCGGTGCAGCCGATCCGGCTGGTGGCCAAGCGGGACATCCGTGACTGGCCGGTGCTCGGCCGGCTGATCACCGCGGCCCGCACGGTCTACCTGGACCGCGAGCGGCTGTCGCTGCTGCCGGGGACGGTGGCCGAGCTGGCGGCGGCGCTGCGGGACGGTGCGGCGGTCGGCGTCCACGCCGAGGGGACGACGTGGTGCGGCAGGGCGTCCGGGCGCTACCGGCCCGCCCTGTTCCAGGCCGCGCTGGACGCCGGTGTGCCGGTGCGGCCGGTGGTGCTGCGGTACGTGCAGGGCTCCTCGACGTCGACCCGGCCCGCGTTCGTCGGGTCGGACACCCTGGTGGACTCGGTGCGCCGGGTGCTGCGGTCCCGCGGGCTCACGGTGGAGGTGCACGTGCTGGACGAGGTCGCGCCCGGCCGCGCGTCGACCCGCCGTGAACTGGCGGCGCTCGTGCAGCGGGAGTCCGAGCGGGTTGCCCGCGGCACGGTCGAACTGCCCTCGCAGCGCACGCACGCCACCCGGGTCGCCTCTGCGGCCTCGCCGGTCGGGAACCCGTGA
- a CDS encoding MFS transporter: MTTAETPARSDLWTPERRGPTVGIILLVTLLAFENMGVSTAMPRMVADLDGNELYAWPFLAFLAAGVVATVLSGRLSDLRGPRPSLLIGPALFLVGLVVAGLAQDMAQLLLGRVLQGIGGGAQVVAVYVLIGLVYPERDRPAVFGLLASAWVVPSLVGPAVSGWLTEALSWRWVFLGLAPFVLVGVLLVAPVLRNLPAHTPDRNTRRGLPLAALGAGFGVAALSWAAQHPSGVDLVIGAVGLAVLAPSLRVLLPKGTLTARRGLPVTILARALLAGSFFAAEAFIPLTLTAVHGYSAIAAGIPLTLSALGWSSAAWWQSRKPDIPREKLVRWGFVLNAAGISGVTLIAPSWGPAWATPVLWAVAGAGMGLAMSSLSVLTLGASSEVDRGFNSAALQISDMLGSALLVGLGGVLVATFASATAPTAAVVPFDLLMAGVAVLGAVLAGRLRRDTLGS, encoded by the coding sequence GTGACGACAGCGGAAACCCCTGCCAGGAGTGATCTGTGGACACCCGAGCGGCGGGGGCCCACGGTCGGGATCATCCTGCTCGTCACGTTGCTCGCGTTCGAGAACATGGGCGTCAGCACGGCGATGCCGCGGATGGTCGCCGACCTCGACGGCAACGAGCTGTACGCGTGGCCGTTCCTGGCGTTCCTGGCCGCCGGCGTGGTCGCCACCGTGCTGTCCGGCCGGTTGAGCGACCTGCGCGGACCGCGGCCGTCGCTGCTGATCGGGCCCGCGCTGTTCCTGGTCGGCCTGGTCGTCGCCGGACTCGCCCAGGACATGGCGCAACTGCTCCTCGGCCGGGTGCTCCAGGGCATCGGCGGCGGCGCGCAGGTGGTCGCGGTCTACGTCCTGATCGGCCTGGTCTACCCCGAGCGCGACCGGCCCGCGGTGTTCGGGCTGCTGGCGTCGGCGTGGGTGGTGCCGTCGCTGGTCGGTCCCGCCGTCTCCGGCTGGCTGACCGAGGCGCTGAGCTGGCGCTGGGTGTTCCTCGGCCTGGCGCCGTTCGTGCTGGTCGGCGTGCTGCTGGTGGCGCCGGTGCTGCGGAACCTGCCCGCGCACACCCCCGACCGGAACACCCGGCGCGGGCTGCCCCTGGCCGCGCTCGGCGCCGGGTTCGGGGTCGCGGCGCTGAGCTGGGCCGCGCAGCACCCGAGCGGCGTCGACCTGGTGATCGGGGCGGTCGGGCTGGCCGTGCTGGCGCCGTCGCTGCGGGTGCTGCTGCCCAAGGGCACGCTGACCGCCCGGCGCGGCCTGCCGGTGACGATCCTGGCCCGCGCGCTGCTCGCGGGCTCGTTCTTCGCCGCCGAGGCGTTCATCCCGCTGACGCTGACCGCCGTGCACGGCTACTCCGCCATCGCCGCCGGCATCCCGCTCACGCTGAGCGCGCTCGGCTGGTCCAGCGCCGCCTGGTGGCAGTCGCGCAAACCGGACATCCCGCGCGAGAAGCTGGTGCGGTGGGGGTTCGTGCTCAACGCCGCGGGTATTTCCGGAGTGACGCTCATCGCACCGTCGTGGGGTCCCGCCTGGGCCACACCCGTCCTGTGGGCGGTCGCCGGAGCGGGGATGGGGTTGGCCATGTCCAGTCTGAGCGTGCTCACGTTGGGCGCGTCGTCCGAGGTCGACCGGGGGTTCAACTCGGCGGCCCTGCAGATCAGCGACATGCTCGGCTCCGCGCTGCTGGTCGGGCTCGGCGGTGTGCTGGTCGCCACGTTCGCCTCGGCCACCGCGCCGACGGCCGCCGTGGTGCCGTTCGACCTGCTGATGGCGGGCGTCGCGGTGCTCGGTGCGGTGCTGGCCGGGCGGCTGCGCCGGGATACCCTGGGGAGCTGA
- a CDS encoding GNAT family N-acetyltransferase yields the protein MLIRRETAADVQAIHDVTEAAFAARPGGEVRLVGALRADVGWIPALSLVAEVDGAVVGHVVCTRGTVGSAPALGLGPLSVLPSHQRSGVGKALVHTVLGAADALSEPLVVLLGDPDYYSRFGFVRASTLGITPPEPDWDPYFQARTLSAYTPAATGPFSYAAPFADL from the coding sequence GTGCTGATCCGACGCGAGACCGCGGCCGACGTCCAGGCCATCCACGACGTGACGGAGGCCGCGTTCGCGGCCCGACCCGGCGGGGAGGTGCGGCTGGTCGGCGCGCTGCGCGCGGACGTCGGCTGGATCCCGGCGTTGTCGCTGGTCGCCGAGGTGGACGGCGCGGTCGTCGGGCACGTGGTGTGCACGCGCGGGACGGTGGGGTCCGCGCCGGCGCTGGGCCTGGGTCCGCTGAGCGTGCTGCCGTCGCACCAGCGTTCGGGCGTCGGCAAGGCGTTGGTGCACACCGTCCTGGGTGCCGCGGACGCGCTGTCGGAGCCCCTGGTGGTGCTGCTGGGCGACCCGGACTACTACTCGCGCTTCGGGTTCGTCCGGGCGTCCACGCTCGGCATCACCCCGCCGGAGCCCGACTGGGACCCGTACTTCCAGGCGCGCACCCTCTCCGCCTACACGCCCGCGGCGACCGGCCCGTTCAGCTACGCCGCGCCGTTCGCCGACCTCTGA
- a CDS encoding cadmium resistance transporter — MLDIIRAIGLFAVTNVDDIVLLALFFARGVPPWRVVLGQYLGFTAILAVAIAAALGATLLPPSVLPWLGLLPLALGVKAAWQAWRGGEDGEPKATGALGVAAVTFANGGDNIGVYVPVFATTGVTEYVIVFLVLVAIWCAAGHFFATRPLLTPTLTRWGHVLLPVVLIVIGALILLSGFRR; from the coding sequence GTGCTGGACATCATCCGTGCGATCGGCCTGTTCGCGGTGACGAACGTCGACGACATCGTGCTGCTGGCGTTGTTCTTCGCGCGGGGCGTGCCACCGTGGCGCGTGGTGCTCGGCCAGTACCTGGGCTTCACCGCGATCCTCGCCGTCGCCATCGCCGCCGCCCTGGGCGCCACCCTGCTGCCGCCGTCGGTGCTGCCGTGGCTGGGGTTGCTGCCCCTGGCGCTGGGCGTGAAGGCGGCGTGGCAGGCGTGGCGCGGCGGCGAGGACGGCGAACCGAAGGCCACCGGCGCCCTCGGCGTCGCCGCCGTCACCTTCGCCAACGGCGGCGACAACATCGGCGTCTACGTCCCCGTCTTCGCCACCACCGGCGTCACGGAGTACGTGATCGTCTTCCTGGTCCTCGTCGCCATCTGGTGCGCAGCCGGCCACTTCTTCGCCACCCGCCCCCTCCTAACCCCCACCCTGACCCGCTGGGGACACGTGCTGCTGCCGGTGGTGCTGATCGTGATCGGTGCGCTGATCCTGCTGAGCGGCTTCAGGCGGTGA
- a CDS encoding cellulose binding domain-containing protein — protein MSRKRKSLAALAAGVTAVLTAGLLLAAPAGAAPTPTAVFTQDSTWGSQYQGKFTITAGSAAVSGWKVEFDLPAGSTPGSYWDATLVSSGSHHTFTNREYNGSLAAGASTSFGFLVNGTGLPANCKLNGQPCTGGTTTTTTSTTTTTTTTTTDQPPLPGSLKSAPYVDITMPTPSLESVARATGQKVFTLAFALADSSGCNPSWGGTIPLNDSRIINDVKALKALGGDVIVATGGAAGPYLEYSCSTADALLAAYKKVLDAVGSNHLDVDVEASIPHDMVNTALKRLQTERGTSISYTMRVQGDDYGMDPYSVQILQNAAAKGLTVLVNPMTMEFGSSRSDWGDAVIAAAESSLRQMKQIWPAKSDAELKRLLGVTPMIGRNFNGKVFTQAHARKLVTWANANRIGLLGFWSVGRDNGGCPGGGISPTCSSISQSQYEFTNIFKGFTA, from the coding sequence ATGTCTCGGAAGCGCAAGAGCCTGGCCGCGCTGGCGGCCGGCGTCACCGCGGTCCTGACCGCCGGTCTGCTGCTCGCCGCCCCGGCGGGCGCGGCGCCGACCCCGACGGCCGTGTTCACCCAGGACTCGACGTGGGGCTCGCAGTACCAGGGCAAGTTCACCATCACCGCCGGCTCGGCCGCGGTGTCCGGGTGGAAGGTCGAGTTCGACCTGCCGGCGGGCAGCACGCCCGGTTCGTACTGGGACGCGACGCTGGTCAGCAGCGGCTCGCACCACACGTTCACCAACCGCGAGTACAACGGCAGCCTGGCGGCGGGCGCGTCGACGTCGTTCGGGTTCCTGGTGAACGGCACGGGCTTGCCCGCCAACTGCAAGCTCAACGGCCAACCCTGCACCGGTGGCACCACTACCACCACCACTTCTACTACCACTACGACCACCACGACCACCACGGATCAGCCGCCGCTGCCGGGCAGCCTGAAGTCCGCGCCGTACGTGGACATCACGATGCCGACGCCGTCGCTGGAGTCGGTCGCCCGCGCCACCGGCCAGAAGGTGTTCACGCTGGCGTTCGCGCTCGCGGACAGCAGCGGCTGCAACCCGTCGTGGGGCGGCACGATCCCGTTGAACGACAGCCGGATCATCAACGACGTGAAGGCGTTGAAGGCGCTGGGCGGTGACGTCATCGTGGCGACCGGCGGCGCGGCCGGACCGTACCTGGAGTACTCGTGCTCCACCGCCGACGCGCTGCTGGCGGCGTACAAGAAGGTGCTCGACGCGGTCGGCAGCAACCACCTGGACGTCGACGTCGAGGCGTCCATCCCGCACGACATGGTGAACACGGCGTTGAAGCGCCTGCAGACCGAGCGCGGCACGTCGATCAGCTACACGATGCGCGTGCAGGGCGACGACTACGGCATGGACCCGTACTCGGTGCAGATCCTGCAGAACGCGGCCGCCAAGGGCCTCACCGTGCTGGTCAACCCGATGACCATGGAGTTCGGCTCGTCCCGGTCGGACTGGGGCGACGCCGTCATCGCGGCGGCCGAGAGCAGCCTGCGGCAGATGAAGCAGATCTGGCCGGCGAAGTCGGACGCGGAGCTGAAGAGGCTGCTCGGCGTCACCCCGATGATCGGCCGCAACTTCAACGGCAAGGTCTTCACCCAGGCCCACGCCCGCAAGCTGGTGACGTGGGCGAACGCGAACCGCATCGGTCTGCTGGGCTTCTGGTCGGTGGGCCGCGACAACGGCGGCTGCCCGGGCGGCGGCATCTCGCCGACGTGCAGCAGCATCAGCCAGAGCCAGTACGAGTTCACCAACATCTTCAAGGGCTTCACCGCCTGA
- a CDS encoding serine/threonine dehydratase — protein MTPDIAAAADRIRPHARRTPLWRTEVDGRPIVLKLEHLQLTGSFKLRGALNSLIVAGSPDRVVTASGGNHGLGVAKAAQLLGLHATVFVPVSAPEGKVRRIEAAGAKLVRHGDTYAEAVLAARETPGHYVEAYDDPTVIAGQGTVAAEVVEDAPDVDAIAVAVGGGGLAAGTALASGRLTVAVEPERCCALHHALAAGEPVDAEVDSVAASALGATRVGDVPFGVLRSHPVTSLLVADAELLAARDRLWEEFRLAVEPAAAVPFAAWLAGRVPGELTCVVLCGANTDWTP, from the coding sequence ATGACCCCCGACATCGCCGCCGCCGCTGACCGCATCCGCCCGCACGCCCGCCGCACGCCCCTGTGGCGCACCGAGGTCGACGGCAGGCCGATCGTGCTCAAGCTGGAGCACCTCCAGCTCACCGGGTCGTTCAAGCTGCGCGGCGCGCTGAACAGCCTCATCGTCGCGGGTTCGCCCGATCGGGTGGTCACGGCGTCCGGGGGCAACCACGGCCTCGGCGTGGCGAAGGCCGCGCAGCTGCTCGGACTGCACGCCACGGTGTTCGTGCCGGTGAGCGCGCCGGAGGGCAAGGTGCGGCGGATCGAGGCGGCGGGGGCGAAGCTGGTCCGGCACGGCGACACGTACGCCGAGGCGGTGCTGGCGGCCCGCGAGACGCCCGGCCACTACGTCGAGGCGTACGACGACCCGACCGTGATCGCCGGTCAGGGCACGGTCGCGGCGGAGGTGGTCGAGGACGCGCCGGACGTGGACGCGATCGCGGTCGCCGTCGGCGGGGGCGGGCTGGCGGCGGGCACGGCGCTGGCGTCCGGTCGGCTGACGGTCGCCGTCGAGCCGGAGCGGTGCTGCGCGCTGCACCACGCGCTGGCGGCGGGCGAGCCGGTCGACGCCGAGGTCGACTCGGTGGCCGCGTCCGCGTTGGGCGCCACTCGGGTGGGTGACGTCCCGTTCGGCGTCCTGCGCTCGCACCCGGTGACGTCGCTGCTCGTCGCGGACGCCGAGCTGCTGGCCGCGCGCGACCGGCTGTGGGAGGAGTTCCGGCTGGCCGTGGAACCGGCGGCGGCCGTGCCGTTCGCCGCGTGGCTGGCGGGACGGGTGCCGGGCGAGCTGACGTGCGTCGTGCTGTGCGGCGCGAACACCGACTGGACGCCGTAG